A region of uncultured Desulfobacter sp. DNA encodes the following proteins:
- a CDS encoding peptidoglycan-binding domain-containing protein, with the protein MQKTLMILSCMLFCLMSVSGAFAEGYNQNQMTRQAQEKLTELGYTPGPSDGKMGNTTRTAIKKFQKDQNLPVTGTLDNDTLQKMQNAPMNNKDMQKKISEKQKHQTDRTDQAKQAKRLPQRNLPSAKDKNQGQQELKDIQKKISEKQKHQTNRTDQAKQAKRLPQRNLPSAKDKNQGQQELLENQNTQHPDQKRMPMDQ; encoded by the coding sequence ATGCAAAAAACCTTAATGATCCTTTCTTGTATGCTGTTCTGTTTGATGAGTGTATCGGGTGCGTTTGCGGAAGGGTACAACCAGAATCAGATGACCCGTCAGGCCCAGGAAAAACTCACTGAACTGGGCTATACGCCAGGGCCTTCGGACGGGAAGATGGGAAATACAACCCGGACAGCAATTAAAAAATTTCAGAAAGATCAAAACCTGCCCGTCACCGGGACATTGGATAATGATACGCTGCAAAAGATGCAAAACGCGCCGATGAACAATAAAGACATGCAAAAAAAGATTTCAGAAAAGCAGAAACATCAAACAGACAGGACGGACCAGGCCAAGCAGGCAAAAAGACTGCCCCAGAGAAATCTTCCTTCCGCAAAGGATAAAAACCAAGGGCAGCAGGAATTGAAAGACATACAAAAAAAGATTTCAGAAAAGCAGAAACATCAAACAAACAGGACGGACCAGGCCAAGCAGGCAAAAAGACTGCCCCAGAGAAATCTTCCTTCCGCAAAGGATAAAAATCAAGGGCAGCAGGAATTGTTGGAAAACCAGAACACCCAGCATCCCGACCAGAAGCGTATGCCCATGGATCAGTAG
- a CDS encoding alpha/beta hydrolase has protein sequence MKTVTYLFLVMMTHSIKKLLKTFLPLVMVLVQAPLLSAGETAIQKMVPEPVFGGEMLVREAGQKNPEMVLLVHGLGDEAGTTWDGIIGDLALHYHVVAPDLPGFGKSSKGNHLYSPAAYAQALNILVMSMPAKPLYLVGHSMGGGISLVYAALYGRDLKRLVIVDSVGVLHRLAVSQYHTKEQINQNLPFIPSGIGNTLGRFSDLLLEKSSRLPVDPDVALNSETMRKEALGANPTRIAALALVQTDYSLMLGRITTPTWLLWGDKDKVAPMRMARVLQWNLPRTELTLFSGQGHCPMLEDAQGFLAVLARALSTLPHGLERVMQKDQTQDLSCSNKNGQILQGSYGTIRITGCKNIRLVNIAAQHIEIRQSEVEIMHADITAQGEQPAIRVQQSRLSVTGADIHGHTGIVTNQSRLDLAGVRFMETPTAIRAEGNDSALLSSSSVKQFAGKTTAIHISCPLKAKETL, from the coding sequence ATGAAAACCGTAACATATTTATTTCTGGTGATGATGACACACAGCATAAAAAAATTATTGAAAACCTTTCTGCCACTGGTCATGGTTCTGGTGCAGGCTCCTTTGCTGTCAGCCGGGGAAACCGCAATACAAAAAATGGTCCCCGAGCCCGTCTTCGGCGGTGAGATGCTGGTGCGTGAGGCAGGCCAGAAGAACCCTGAGATGGTATTGCTGGTCCATGGCCTGGGAGACGAGGCCGGCACGACATGGGACGGTATTATTGGTGATCTGGCCCTGCACTACCATGTGGTTGCCCCGGACCTGCCCGGTTTCGGAAAATCGTCCAAGGGCAACCACCTGTACTCTCCTGCAGCCTATGCCCAGGCTCTCAATATCCTGGTGATGTCCATGCCGGCCAAGCCTTTGTATCTTGTGGGACACTCCATGGGCGGCGGTATTTCCCTGGTTTATGCGGCACTCTACGGCCGGGACCTCAAGCGGCTGGTGATTGTGGACAGTGTGGGTGTGCTTCACCGCCTGGCCGTCAGTCAATATCATACCAAAGAACAGATTAATCAGAATCTACCCTTTATCCCTTCAGGCATAGGAAACACCCTTGGCAGGTTCTCCGATCTTTTGCTTGAAAAATCATCGCGCCTGCCGGTTGACCCGGATGTTGCCCTTAACTCAGAGACCATGCGCAAGGAAGCCCTGGGCGCAAATCCCACCCGTATTGCCGCTTTGGCCCTGGTCCAGACAGACTACTCCCTGATGCTTGGCCGCATCACCACCCCGACATGGCTTTTGTGGGGCGATAAGGACAAGGTGGCACCGATGCGCATGGCAAGAGTTCTTCAATGGAACCTTCCCCGGACGGAACTGACCCTTTTCAGCGGCCAGGGTCATTGTCCCATGCTTGAAGATGCACAGGGCTTTCTGGCTGTATTAGCCAGGGCGTTGTCCACGCTGCCCCATGGTCTTGAAAGGGTCATGCAAAAGGACCAGACCCAAGATCTGTCATGCAGCAATAAAAACGGCCAGATTCTCCAGGGAAGCTATGGTACCATCCGCATTACCGGGTGTAAAAATATCCGTCTTGTCAACATTGCAGCGCAACACATTGAGATCCGTCAGTCCGAGGTTGAGATCATGCATGCCGACATTACGGCACAGGGTGAACAGCCCGCCATCCGTGTCCAGCAGTCCCGCCTCTCCGTGACAGGTGCCGATATACATGGCCATACCGGGATCGTTACCAATCAGAGCCGACTGGACCTGGCAGGTGTGCGGTTTATGGAAACACCAACCGCCATCCGGGCCGAAGGTAACGACTCGGCTCTGCTCAGCTCAAGCTCGGTGAAGCAGTTTGCGGGCAAAACCACCGCCATCCATATAAGTTGTCCTTTAAAGGCAAAAGAGACGTTGTAA